In Anaerolineales bacterium, the following proteins share a genomic window:
- a CDS encoding deoxynucleoside kinase: MYVAIEGVIGVGKTTLARLLQPAFDAEIILEVFEENPFLSDFYSDRERYAFQTQIFFLLSRYHQQRRTITELVTTGKNVIADYTFAKDSLFARINIKGDELDMYYKVHEALAEKIQKPDLLVYLQANTDTLMQRIALRDRPYERQMERAYINELNLAYDEFFSKPFDHTPVLTIDSNELNIVQNPEHLKQVEERIRQSLSLPPFQQALPMPDVPAGSQTPQKRG; encoded by the coding sequence ATGTACGTTGCCATCGAAGGGGTCATCGGAGTTGGTAAGACGACCCTCGCCCGCCTACTACAACCCGCGTTCGACGCTGAAATTATTTTGGAAGTCTTCGAGGAGAATCCGTTCCTGTCCGATTTTTATTCCGACCGCGAGCGTTACGCGTTCCAAACGCAGATCTTTTTTTTATTGAGCCGTTATCATCAACAGCGACGCACGATCACTGAACTGGTGACAACGGGAAAAAATGTCATCGCTGATTACACCTTTGCAAAAGATTCGTTGTTTGCGCGCATCAACATCAAGGGCGACGAACTCGATATGTATTACAAAGTCCATGAGGCGCTGGCTGAAAAAATACAAAAGCCCGATCTGCTCGTGTATTTGCAGGCGAACACCGATACATTGATGCAACGCATCGCTTTACGCGACAGACCGTATGAAAGACAAATGGAACGCGCGTATATCAACGAACTCAACCTCGCTTACGACGAATTTTTCTCCAAGCCGTTCGATCACACGCCTGTGTTGACGATCGACTCGAATGAGTTGAATATTGTGCAGAACCCCGAGCATTTGAAGCAGGTGGAAGAACGAATCAGACAAAGCCTCAGCCTGCCCCCGTTTCAGCAGGCTTTGCCGATGCCAGATGTTCCTGCGGGGTCTCAGACCCCGCAGAAGCGAGGATGA
- a CDS encoding HDIG domain-containing protein, with product MNRDEALSIVREYVKNEGLVRHMLSVEAAMRFYAEKFSEDPEAWGLIGLLHDFDWEIHPTLEQHPQDGAPMLRERGVPEDIIQDILSHADHLSMPRDTIRRKAIAACDEVTGLITAVALVRPSKSLYDLEASSVKKKWKDKAFAAGTSRTEMEHAAQEFGVELWEHVGNVIQAMRRIAPELGLVGNIQP from the coding sequence ATGAATCGTGATGAAGCGTTATCCATTGTTCGTGAATACGTGAAGAACGAAGGACTGGTCCGCCACATGCTTTCGGTGGAAGCCGCGATGCGATTCTACGCGGAGAAGTTCAGCGAGGACCCCGAAGCGTGGGGATTGATCGGTCTGCTCCACGATTTCGATTGGGAAATTCACCCAACGCTAGAGCAACATCCGCAAGACGGCGCGCCGATGTTGCGCGAACGCGGCGTGCCGGAGGATATTATTCAGGATATTTTGAGCCACGCGGATCATCTGTCCATGCCGCGCGATACGATTCGGCGTAAAGCCATCGCCGCCTGCGACGAGGTCACGGGGCTGATCACCGCCGTCGCGTTGGTGAGACCGTCCAAGTCGCTGTACGATCTCGAAGCGAGTTCGGTCAAAAAGAAGTGGAAGGATAAAGCCTTCGCGGCTGGCACGTCGCGCACGGAAATGGAACACGCCGCGCAAGAGTTCGGCGTCGAATTGTGGGAACATGTGGGGAATGTGATTCAAGCCATGCGCAGGATCGCGCCCGAGTTGGGGCTGGTGGGGAATATTCAACCGTAA
- a CDS encoding ABC transporter ATP-binding protein: MNQTFGLDTPLRGTRPTIWNNMLKIQSLSVSYGSRQILHEISLDVGSGEVLALIGPNGVGKSTLVRAASGVIPYTGHVRTNGDDFATLEPIKRARYIATVPQAVSMPPAFTVWETVLLGRTPYLGFLGQPSPKDEEIARQSLQRVSALPFMDRRVGELSGGEQQRILLARALCQSTPILLLDEPTAHLDLQYQVSLLELVTELAHKDNLAVLIALHDLNLAAHYADRIALMVAGNIKALGKPKEVLTSELIADAYCLPVQVVQHPFLDAPLVLPDKK, translated from the coding sequence TTGAATCAAACCTTTGGTCTCGATACGCCGCTTCGCGGCACTCGACCAACGATTTGGAATAACATGCTCAAAATCCAATCCCTCTCTGTCTCTTACGGCTCGCGCCAAATCCTGCACGAGATTTCCCTCGACGTGGGAAGCGGCGAAGTCCTCGCGCTGATCGGACCGAACGGCGTGGGGAAGTCCACGCTTGTGCGCGCCGCCAGCGGAGTGATTCCCTACACGGGACACGTCCGCACGAACGGAGACGACTTCGCCACGTTGGAGCCGATAAAGCGCGCAAGGTATATTGCCACCGTCCCGCAGGCAGTTTCCATGCCTCCCGCGTTCACCGTCTGGGAAACGGTCTTGCTCGGGCGCACGCCGTATCTTGGATTTTTAGGTCAGCCTTCGCCAAAAGACGAGGAGATCGCGCGTCAATCGTTGCAACGCGTCAGCGCTCTTCCATTCATGGATCGGCGCGTGGGCGAACTCTCAGGCGGCGAACAACAACGGATTCTTCTCGCGCGCGCCTTGTGCCAATCCACGCCGATACTTCTGCTTGACGAACCCACCGCGCATTTGGATTTGCAATATCAAGTCAGCCTGCTGGAACTCGTCACCGAACTCGCTCACAAGGACAACCTCGCGGTGTTGATCGCCTTACATGACCTCAACCTCGCCGCGCATTACGCGGATCGCATCGCCCTCATGGTCGCGGGCAACATCAAAGCGTTGGGCAAGCCAAAAGAAGTATTGACCTCCGAGTTAATCGCCGACGCGTATTGCTTGCCCGTGCAAGTTGTCCAACATCCATTTTTAGATGCGCCGTTGGTGTTGCCTGATAAAAAGTAG
- a CDS encoding GNAT family N-acetyltransferase: protein MMNIKIRQMDAQSIHQVDTFELNSIVNSHLVLHVEENRITYSIVPVAPYEKRLNIETDDYTSFIDNPQKAIFFADVDSKLVGQIKMIPWWNKFAYVEELVVNPDFRGKGIGKVLMDRAIAWAKGQNFPGIMLETQDNNVPACKLYEKCGFKLSGFDVNTFKNFPETKNEVALYWYLIF, encoded by the coding sequence ATGATGAATATCAAAATCCGCCAAATGGACGCGCAGTCCATCCACCAAGTGGACACTTTCGAACTTAATTCAATTGTCAACTCTCACCTCGTCTTGCATGTTGAAGAGAACAGAATCACGTACTCCATTGTCCCTGTTGCACCTTACGAGAAGAGATTGAACATTGAAACGGATGATTACACTTCGTTCATTGACAACCCGCAAAAGGCGATCTTCTTCGCGGATGTGGATAGCAAACTCGTTGGGCAGATCAAGATGATTCCTTGGTGGAATAAATTTGCTTACGTTGAAGAATTGGTAGTGAATCCAGATTTCAGGGGCAAAGGTATTGGCAAGGTATTGATGGACCGTGCAATCGCATGGGCGAAGGGACAAAACTTCCCTGGCATCATGCTCGAAACGCAGGACAACAATGTCCCTGCCTGCAAGTTGTACGAAAAATGCGGTTTCAAATTAAGCGGATTCGATGTGAACACGTTCAAGAATTTTCCCGAAACCAAAAACGAGGTCGCCTTGTATTGGTATTTGATTTTTTAA
- a CDS encoding type II toxin-antitoxin system VapC family toxin, translating to MSPTVTIDASVFVSAFTPSEPAHPASKAFMSRVREESLSIIVPVLVLPEISAAFSRGQSNPELGMAFVKELQDFPNTTFIDVDDSLANLASEVAAKYRLRGSDAVYAAVALRFGSELITLDKEQLERLPKVAPVRAPK from the coding sequence ATGAGTCCGACCGTCACGATTGACGCCAGCGTATTTGTCAGCGCGTTCACGCCATCGGAGCCTGCCCATCCAGCCAGCAAGGCGTTCATGTCGCGTGTGCGGGAGGAATCGCTTTCCATTATCGTGCCCGTTCTCGTCCTACCTGAGATATCCGCCGCCTTTTCACGCGGCCAGAGCAACCCAGAACTTGGCATGGCTTTTGTAAAAGAGTTGCAGGATTTTCCCAACACAACTTTTATTGACGTGGACGATTCCCTCGCCAACCTCGCAAGCGAAGTCGCCGCCAAATACCGACTGCGCGGCAGTGATGCGGTCTACGCCGCGGTCGCGTTGCGGTTCGGGTCCGAATTGATCACATTGGACAAAGAACAATTGGAACGTCTGCCGAAGGTAGCGCCCGTCCGCGCGCCGAAGTAA
- a CDS encoding DUF2142 domain-containing protein: MQLNKRLHAAEIYLLAVLLTFGVAVCFLLPISGGYDEETHLLRVWQMSDLRFLPNEADEGKLPFPAVYWELSYRRQFLVRAVEPDFWQKYGDLSIDAHDYIYGSVDTRSVYSPPLLLPQALTMRLLGRRQGLPALTVYDACRIVGLLSYLLLAWLAVRMIPFGKWILALLTASPVAILQAATISADAISNGLALLFLGGSIAIANRSELRWREWGGLALLLALLFLGKVNLVPLAILPFLIIPPARFKIRYGYVLLLITALALFAIEVVGWNLLAYSQLLTAPEGTNPIGQVRFILGNFPEFISILTQTMRGRWFSYLLDWIAIYGFAYWPVPAWTYYFFMLALILALFRADDSIQKRTRLGLLLVFFLAYVGTYILMYITFNPVAFGSIEGVQGRYFTTVMPLLFLGLAGLPLPQRIRLPSALPAILSALSLIFYTGGMYLSYHVVCGSQFYQAGLCYQPNYKNWAPDARYSQPVSPQLTLKQEIVPECRGVSEVRVWVNGDQADPSGMTEFVLRDVNQSRELIRKVVNNSEFPAGSWFTLHFDPDWESLGKFYLLTISSQDTGPQIAYSLRAEYPAGKLFENDAPMQEDLIFQTGCVAGWDALRQSDSR; the protein is encoded by the coding sequence ATGCAATTGAACAAACGCTTGCACGCTGCGGAAATCTATCTGCTGGCTGTCCTGCTGACCTTCGGCGTTGCCGTTTGCTTCCTGCTTCCCATCAGCGGCGGCTACGACGAAGAGACGCACCTCCTGCGCGTCTGGCAGATGTCCGATTTGCGTTTTCTGCCGAACGAAGCGGACGAAGGCAAACTTCCGTTCCCCGCCGTCTATTGGGAACTTTCCTATCGAAGACAATTCCTCGTCCGCGCGGTGGAGCCTGATTTCTGGCAGAAATACGGCGACCTGTCCATTGACGCGCACGACTACATCTACGGAAGCGTGGACACGCGCTCGGTCTATTCGCCGCCGTTACTGCTCCCTCAAGCGCTGACCATGCGCTTGCTCGGCAGAAGGCAGGGACTCCCCGCCCTCACCGTGTATGATGCCTGCCGCATCGTCGGTCTGCTCAGTTATCTTCTGCTCGCATGGCTGGCAGTGCGGATGATTCCGTTCGGCAAATGGATTCTCGCCCTCCTCACCGCGTCGCCCGTCGCCATCCTGCAAGCCGCCACCATCAGCGCGGACGCGATCTCGAACGGGCTCGCGCTCCTCTTCCTCGGCGGATCAATCGCAATTGCGAATCGAAGCGAACTCCGTTGGCGCGAATGGGGCGGGCTGGCGTTATTGCTCGCTCTTTTATTTCTGGGCAAAGTCAACCTCGTCCCGCTCGCGATTCTTCCATTTTTGATCATCCCCCCCGCACGATTCAAAATCCGATATGGCTACGTCCTTCTGCTCATCACCGCGCTTGCGCTTTTTGCGATCGAAGTCGTTGGCTGGAACCTGCTGGCGTACTCGCAACTGCTCACCGCGCCCGAAGGCACAAACCCCATCGGGCAAGTGCGATTCATCCTCGGCAATTTTCCCGAATTCATTTCGATCCTCACGCAGACCATGCGCGGCAGATGGTTCAGTTATTTGCTGGATTGGATCGCGATCTACGGCTTCGCCTATTGGCCCGTCCCCGCGTGGACGTATTATTTTTTCATGCTCGCGTTGATCCTCGCGCTGTTCCGCGCCGATGATTCAATTCAAAAGCGTACTCGCCTCGGATTACTGCTCGTCTTTTTCCTCGCCTACGTCGGCACCTACATTTTAATGTACATCACCTTCAATCCCGTCGCGTTCGGGTCCATCGAAGGCGTGCAAGGACGTTACTTCACGACGGTCATGCCGCTTCTTTTCCTCGGGTTGGCTGGTCTGCCCCTCCCCCAGCGGATTCGCCTCCCCAGCGCTCTGCCCGCCATCCTTTCGGCGCTGAGTCTGATCTTCTACACAGGCGGGATGTACCTCTCTTATCACGTTGTCTGCGGCTCGCAGTTTTATCAGGCGGGGCTATGTTACCAACCCAATTACAAAAACTGGGCGCCCGATGCGCGATATTCACAGCCCGTCTCGCCGCAACTGACTCTCAAACAGGAGATCGTCCCCGAGTGCCGGGGCGTAAGCGAGGTCCGCGTGTGGGTAAACGGCGACCAGGCCGACCCGTCGGGAATGACCGAGTTCGTCCTCCGTGATGTTAACCAGAGCCGCGAGCTCATCCGCAAAGTCGTAAATAATTCCGAGTTCCCCGCTGGGAGTTGGTTCACCCTCCACTTCGACCCCGATTGGGAATCGCTGGGCAAGTTTTACCTGCTGACCATCTCATCGCAAGACACGGGTCCACAGATCGCGTATTCGCTCCGAGCAGAATACCCCGCCGGCAAGTTATTCGAAAACGACGCGCCGATGCAAGAGGATCTGATCTTTCAAACGGGTTGTGTCGCGGGGTGGGACGCGTTGCGGCAATCCGACTCACGTTAA
- a CDS encoding iron ABC transporter permease produces the protein MMRPILSSLLFLFIALLLSLAIGSVFISPNELWQTLLGNGTDTAEAILWKIRLPRTILIALTGAALGGSGAAYQGLFRNPLADPFLIGVASGAGLGAVIAMSIQWPYSFWGLMAIPFAAFLAALLTVFIVYLFARVGRTIPTTNLILAGVAFSSFATSLTSFLMIRSTSEVRRALGWLLGGASQSGWDAILALLPYLVIGLGVLTFSGHALNVLQFGDDQAQQLGLNVTRAKRIILIAASLATAAAVAFSGIIGFIGLIVPHLSRLWFGPDYRRLLPLSALGGATALLVCDILARILLAPQEIPVGIITALAGAPFFLWVLRRSKNQGYW, from the coding sequence ATGATGCGCCCCATTCTTTCATCTCTCCTCTTTCTTTTCATCGCTCTCCTCCTCAGCCTCGCCATCGGTTCTGTTTTCATTTCACCGAACGAACTCTGGCAGACCCTCCTCGGCAACGGAACGGATACCGCCGAAGCGATCCTCTGGAAGATTCGCCTGCCGCGCACGATTCTCATCGCGCTGACAGGCGCGGCGTTGGGCGGAAGCGGCGCGGCGTATCAGGGATTATTTCGCAACCCGCTCGCCGATCCATTTCTCATCGGCGTTGCATCGGGCGCGGGGCTGGGCGCGGTGATCGCCATGTCCATCCAATGGCCCTACTCGTTTTGGGGATTGATGGCGATCCCGTTCGCCGCGTTCCTCGCCGCGTTGCTCACCGTTTTCATTGTCTATTTATTTGCCCGCGTCGGTCGGACGATTCCCACCACCAACCTCATCCTCGCGGGCGTGGCGTTTTCATCGTTCGCCACCTCGCTCACCTCGTTCCTGATGATCCGCTCCACTAGCGAAGTCCGCCGCGCCCTCGGCTGGCTTCTTGGCGGCGCAAGTCAGAGCGGCTGGGATGCGATCCTCGCGCTTCTGCCTTACCTCGTCATCGGTCTCGGCGTTTTGACCTTCAGCGGGCACGCGCTCAACGTTCTGCAATTCGGCGACGACCAAGCCCAACAACTCGGACTCAACGTTACCCGCGCCAAACGAATCATTTTGATTGCCGCCTCGCTGGCGACTGCCGCGGCGGTGGCTTTTTCTGGCATCATCGGCTTTATCGGACTCATCGTCCCGCATCTTTCCCGACTTTGGTTTGGTCCCGATTATCGGCGTTTACTCCCCCTCAGCGCCCTCGGCGGCGCGACCGCTTTGCTCGTATGCGACATCCTCGCGCGGATTCTGCTCGCCCCGCAGGAGATTCCTGTTGGAATCATCACCGCCCTGGCAGGCGCGCCGTTCTTTTTGTGGGTCTTGCGCCGCTCGAAGAATCAAGGATACTGGTAA
- a CDS encoding glucosyl-3-phosphoglycerate synthase, with protein sequence MQKHSGFMPIRTILVPLVHEGPGIHALDAARHFDAEIILVGVVVVPPDQSLSVGAASARAVRRLLRIFGKDPRVTSKSHVIVDYEPWNHLSKLLQDEKPDLLLLEFDSHLKALRVSASDVLVRPPCDVALVRGKISTKPKQVLVPVRGGPHAELALRVGLGLESKGVTTLHIRSPEDSKSNFDAPFKGLERVLQQMPEVQKQVEVTEEAAQVILNHAKQKDVIILGTTSQPVTSSASLGSVADRILHEANCAVIAVKSGRPFPYEVYDEIAGVDAITILVDKWFGENTFHADEFNRLRDEVELKCSQGLTISLALPALNEEETVGNVIRMMKTELMERTPLLDEIVLIDSNSTDRTREIAEKEGVPVYIHQQLLERYGARRGKGDALWKSLLVTKGDIIIWIDTDIVNIHPRFVYGIIGPLLRNPQIQFVKGYYRRPLKVGTKMQVGGGGRVTELTARPLLNLFYPELSGVVQPLSGEYGGRREALEQATFYSGYGVETGLLIDIYERYGLSAIAQVDLLERIHHNQHLEALSKMSFAIIQTVMHKLEKRFGREVLEDVNRSMKLIRSDRRGYFLDVEEIAERVRPPMIELPEYKEIWEKKLQR encoded by the coding sequence ATGCAAAAACATTCCGGGTTTATGCCCATCCGCACAATTCTCGTCCCGCTGGTTCACGAAGGTCCTGGCATCCACGCGCTCGATGCGGCGCGGCATTTCGATGCCGAGATCATCCTCGTTGGCGTGGTCGTCGTGCCGCCCGATCAGTCGCTGAGCGTGGGCGCGGCGTCCGCGCGCGCGGTGCGGCGTTTGTTGAGAATCTTTGGCAAAGATCCGCGCGTGACTTCCAAATCGCATGTGATCGTGGACTATGAGCCATGGAATCATCTCTCAAAACTATTACAGGATGAAAAGCCGGATCTTCTCCTCCTTGAGTTTGATTCACATCTCAAAGCCTTGCGCGTCTCGGCAAGCGACGTGCTCGTGCGTCCGCCCTGCGACGTGGCGCTAGTGCGGGGGAAAATTTCGACGAAGCCGAAGCAGGTTCTGGTTCCGGTACGAGGCGGTCCGCATGCCGAGTTGGCGTTGCGCGTCGGGTTGGGACTCGAATCCAAAGGCGTGACGACTCTCCACATCCGCAGTCCGGAAGATTCGAAGTCGAATTTCGACGCGCCGTTTAAGGGGTTGGAGCGGGTGTTGCAACAAATGCCCGAGGTGCAGAAGCAGGTCGAAGTCACGGAAGAAGCGGCGCAGGTCATCCTGAATCACGCGAAGCAGAAGGATGTGATCATTTTGGGGACGACGTCACAGCCTGTCACGAGTTCGGCTTCGCTGGGGTCGGTGGCGGATCGAATTTTGCACGAGGCGAATTGCGCAGTGATCGCCGTTAAGAGCGGCAGACCGTTTCCGTATGAGGTCTATGATGAAATTGCGGGCGTGGACGCGATCACGATTTTGGTGGATAAGTGGTTCGGCGAAAATACTTTTCACGCGGATGAGTTCAATCGGTTACGCGATGAAGTTGAGTTGAAGTGCAGTCAGGGTCTCACGATCAGCCTCGCATTGCCCGCGTTGAACGAGGAAGAAACAGTGGGTAATGTGATCCGTATGATGAAAACGGAATTGATGGAGAGGACGCCGCTGCTGGATGAGATCGTATTGATCGATTCTAATTCTACCGATCGCACGCGTGAGATCGCCGAAAAGGAGGGCGTGCCGGTGTATATCCATCAGCAGTTGCTCGAACGTTATGGCGCGCGGCGGGGCAAAGGCGACGCGTTGTGGAAGAGCCTGCTCGTGACCAAAGGCGATATTATTATATGGATTGACACGGACATCGTGAATATCCACCCGCGTTTTGTGTATGGCATCATCGGACCACTGTTGCGAAACCCGCAGATCCAATTTGTGAAGGGGTATTACCGCCGTCCGTTGAAGGTTGGCACAAAGATGCAAGTGGGCGGCGGAGGGCGCGTCACCGAGTTGACGGCGCGTCCGTTGTTGAATTTGTTCTATCCCGAACTCTCCGGCGTGGTGCAGCCGCTCTCGGGCGAATACGGCGGTCGGCGCGAGGCGCTGGAACAGGCGACATTCTATTCCGGCTATGGGGTGGAGACCGGTTTGCTGATTGATATTTATGAGCGTTACGGTTTGAGCGCCATCGCGCAGGTGGATCTGCTGGAACGGATTCATCACAACCAACATCTGGAGGCGTTGAGTAAAATGTCGTTTGCCATCATCCAGACCGTGATGCACAAATTGGAGAAACGCTTCGGACGCGAAGTGTTAGAGGATGTGAACCGTTCGATGAAGTTGATCCGTAGCGACAGGCGAGGCTACTTTTTGGACGTGGAGGAGATCGCCGAGCGCGTCCGCCCGCCGATGATAGAATTGCCGGAATACAAGGAAATTTGGGAGAAAAAACTCCAACGATGA
- the nhaA gene encoding Na+/H+ antiporter NhaA yields the protein MRLTKLFKEFFQSEQSSGVILILCTLISIAISNSFLGADYVEFWHRQVGFEAGGLLLKHSIEYWINDGLMAIFFLLIGLEIERELYGGELSNWKNASLPLLAAGGGMAFPALFHFILNRGTEFQNGMGIPMATDIAFALGALALLGSRVPASLKVFLAALAIVDDLGAIAVIALFYTNDLSILYLVLALGVFGGLLILNRLKIINLWAYVVPGLFMWYFMLQSGVHATVAGVLLAFALPYGDGRENSLSYRVQHMLHKPVAFFIVPLFALANTSIVLNEGWIAGLKTSNSLGIFLGLFIGKPLGIVLLSLLAIRLGWSRLPTGVTRRHIIGAGFLGGIGFTMSIFITLLAFTDPQVIQNSKTAVLLTSLVSGLTGYFILNRRTHHIEKHTA from the coding sequence ATGAGGCTGACAAAACTTTTCAAGGAATTTTTTCAAAGTGAACAATCTTCCGGCGTTATTTTAATTTTATGCACGTTGATCTCGATTGCGATTTCCAACTCCTTTCTGGGCGCGGACTATGTCGAATTCTGGCATCGTCAGGTTGGATTCGAGGCAGGTGGACTGCTTTTGAAACACAGCATCGAATATTGGATCAACGATGGGCTGATGGCGATTTTCTTTCTGTTGATCGGTCTTGAAATAGAAAGGGAATTGTACGGCGGAGAATTATCGAACTGGAAGAACGCGTCTCTCCCATTGCTTGCGGCGGGCGGTGGAATGGCGTTCCCCGCGTTGTTCCATTTCATCCTCAACCGCGGCACCGAATTCCAAAACGGGATGGGGATTCCCATGGCGACGGATATCGCTTTTGCGTTGGGAGCGCTGGCATTGTTGGGGAGCCGAGTCCCCGCTTCGTTGAAGGTTTTTCTTGCCGCGCTGGCAATCGTGGACGATCTCGGCGCGATCGCCGTCATTGCTTTGTTTTACACAAATGACCTTTCGATTCTCTATCTTGTATTGGCATTGGGCGTGTTCGGTGGATTGTTGATACTAAATCGGCTGAAGATAATAAACCTATGGGCTTACGTGGTTCCGGGTCTTTTCATGTGGTATTTCATGTTGCAGTCCGGTGTGCATGCTACGGTGGCGGGCGTTTTGCTGGCGTTCGCGCTTCCCTATGGCGACGGACGGGAGAACTCGCTATCGTATCGGGTTCAGCATATGTTGCATAAACCGGTCGCTTTTTTCATCGTCCCGTTATTTGCGCTGGCAAATACGAGCATTGTCCTAAACGAAGGATGGATCGCCGGATTGAAAACATCCAACAGCCTGGGAATCTTCTTGGGGTTGTTTATCGGTAAACCATTGGGCATCGTCCTTCTCAGTTTGCTGGCGATTCGGCTGGGATGGTCTCGCTTGCCGACCGGCGTAACGCGCAGGCATATCATCGGCGCGGGGTTTTTAGGAGGAATCGGTTTCACCATGTCCATCTTTATTACCTTACTGGCGTTCACTGACCCGCAAGTTATTCAAAACAGTAAAACGGCTGTCCTGCTCACATCCCTTGTGTCAGGATTGACTGGCTATTTCATTCTCAACCGGCGGACGCATCACATCGAAAAACACACAGCCTGA
- a CDS encoding glycosyltransferase family 4 protein → MNIALLHYSVPPIVGGVESVIAHHARLMIAHGHSVRLVAARGEAMSERIPLIILPHADSRHGRVLLVKDELDHGEITDEFAIVRDKLVIELRAALQGVDLLIAHNVCSLNKNLALTAALHRLHASNKLPRLILWHHDLAWTTPRYLHELYEGYPWDLLKTDWGNLTHVTVSELRRDELAELMKIEPASIRVVANGVDTEKFYKLEKLTELLLEKTKLLDAAPILLLPVRVTPRKNIELALKTLAALKTDFPQAALVVTGPLGPHNGNNVEYFERLKGLRQQLKLEGSAHFLAELHDDFLPDEVIADFYRVADALFFPSREEGFGIPLLEAAFSHLPAFCADIPPLKKIGDEDAVFFSPDEKPETIAKLIVNHFQASLPARLAMRARASFRWEAIYRQRIAPLLKG, encoded by the coding sequence ATGAACATTGCCCTCCTGCATTACTCCGTCCCTCCCATCGTCGGCGGCGTGGAAAGCGTCATCGCCCACCACGCGCGGTTGATGATCGCGCACGGACATTCCGTGCGGCTGGTTGCAGCGCGCGGCGAGGCAATGAGCGAACGGATACCGTTGATCATCCTGCCGCACGCCGATTCGCGTCACGGGCGCGTGTTGCTAGTGAAGGACGAGCTCGATCATGGAGAGATCACAGACGAATTCGCTATTGTGCGCGACAAACTAGTGATCGAATTGAGAGCCGCCTTGCAAGGCGTGGACCTCCTCATCGCGCATAACGTCTGTTCGTTGAACAAGAACCTCGCGCTGACCGCCGCCCTGCACCGACTTCACGCATCGAACAAACTACCGCGCTTGATTCTCTGGCATCATGATCTGGCATGGACAACCCCGCGCTACCTGCACGAACTATACGAAGGCTACCCATGGGATTTGCTCAAGACCGACTGGGGCAACCTCACGCATGTTACCGTTTCAGAGTTGCGCCGCGATGAACTGGCAGAGTTAATGAAGATCGAGCCGGCTTCTATCCGCGTCGTCGCGAACGGCGTAGATACGGAAAAATTTTACAAACTGGAGAAATTGACCGAACTTCTGCTCGAAAAAACGAAACTACTCGATGCCGCGCCGATTCTGCTCCTACCCGTCCGCGTAACGCCGCGTAAGAACATCGAACTCGCGTTGAAAACTCTCGCCGCGCTGAAAACGGACTTTCCGCAAGCCGCGCTGGTGGTGACGGGTCCGTTGGGTCCGCACAACGGGAACAACGTCGAATACTTCGAGAGGCTCAAAGGTTTGCGTCAACAATTAAAGCTGGAAGGCTCGGCGCATTTTCTGGCGGAGTTGCACGACGACTTCCTGCCTGATGAAGTGATCGCGGATTTTTATCGCGTGGCAGACGCGCTGTTCTTCCCCAGCCGCGAGGAAGGGTTCGGCATTCCACTGCTCGAAGCCGCGTTTAGTCATCTGCCCGCCTTCTGCGCGGATATTCCTCCGCTGAAAAAAATCGGCGATGAAGACGCTGTCTTCTTTTCACCTGATGAAAAGCCTGAGACGATTGCAAAGCTGATCGTAAATCATTTTCAAGCTTCCCTGCCTGCGCGGCTTGCCATGCGGGCGCGTGCATCCTTCCGTTGGGAAGCGATCTATCGCCAGCGCATTGCGCCGCTATTGAAAGGATAA
- a CDS encoding type II toxin-antitoxin system Phd/YefM family antitoxin: protein MKKKQPKTEEIGIRELKSRASEVVRAVKEERARYVITQRGKPVATIIPMDAVLPEKKSDDEVWDRLMQLGEQISKGWKNEKSAVETLSEMRR, encoded by the coding sequence ATGAAGAAAAAACAGCCCAAAACCGAAGAGATCGGCATCCGCGAGTTGAAGAGCCGCGCCTCGGAGGTAGTCCGCGCGGTGAAAGAGGAGCGCGCCCGCTACGTGATCACCCAGCGCGGCAAACCCGTCGCCACGATCATCCCGATGGACGCCGTCCTGCCTGAGAAAAAATCAGATGACGAGGTTTGGGATCGGCTGATGCAACTTGGGGAACAGATCAGCAAAGGCTGGAAAAACGAAAAAAGCGCGGTCGAAACCCTTTCCGAGATGCGCCGATGA